In Tubulanus polymorphus chromosome 8, tnTubPoly1.2, whole genome shotgun sequence, one genomic interval encodes:
- the LOC141909814 gene encoding large ribosomal subunit protein uL5 isoform X2 encodes MREVRIRKLCLNICVGESGDRLTRAAKVLEQLTGQTPVFSKARYTVRSFGIRRNEKIAVHCTVRGPKAEEILERGLKVREYELRRNNFSQTGNFGFGIQEHIDLGIKYDPNIGIYGMDFYIVLGRPGYNVAHKRKKRGVVGYKHKVTKDESMKWFQQKYEGIIMPGK; translated from the exons ATGCGGGAAGTCCGCATCCGTAAACTATGCTTGAACATTTGTGTTGGTGAGTCCGGTGATAGGCTTACCCGTGCTGCTAAAGTGTTGGAGCAGCTTACCGGCCAAACACCTGTCTTCTCTAAGG CACGTTACACTGTCCGTTCATTCGGTATTCGAAGAAACGAAAAGATTGCTGTCCACTGCACAGTGCGCGGTCCCAAAGCTGAAGAGATCCTCGAGCGTGGATTGAAG GTTCGTGAGTACGAGTTACGTCGAAACAACTTCTCGCAAACCGGAAACTTCGGATTCGGAATCCAGGAACACATCGATTTGGGAATCAAATACGACCCCAACATTGGCATCTACGGAATGGACTTTTATATCGTTCTCGGACGGCCAG GTTACAACGTAGCTCACAAACGAAAGAAGCGCGGAGTTGTCGGTTATAAACATAAAGTTACGAAAGACGAATCAATGAAATGGTTCCAACAGAAG TATGAAGGTATCATCATGCCAGGAAAATAA
- the LOC141909604 gene encoding protein ABHD1-like isoform X1 translates to MSAEEWLDYLGEIALIPVIIASLTVFVLYYMFYVAKKPSIITKRDGKIWEIINDGCPILRERFWPLIWCFGSRGQTIIRSLAQSQPKMPYKREVKKMCDGGQIFLDWIQNDNNQIFPDAETRPTILLLPGITGCSAQNYMVHLVRMALEHGYRCVVFNNRGRGGADLLTPRLYCAIDTDDIGSVVKHIKAKYPQSRLLCTGVSLGGIILMHYLSEVGKDCPVEAAMAISACFDPVKNMVNIEEPINRFIYNSHLTKSLVDTIHRNLDLFAKKLTNNEMKRVLQSSTLREFDEYFTSKMNGFPSCNEYYKEAILNDKIDLIKIPLLCLNAADDPFALVSTINVEAVQASEYVAVAATTRGGHIGFVDGYGGIVPREEFYFIRVFSQFIDAVLKH, encoded by the exons ATGTCAGCGGAGGAATGGTTGGATTATTTAGGGGAAATAGCCCTAATTCCCGTGATTATCGCATCTCTAACAGTCTTCGTATTATATTACATGTTCTATGTAGCTAAG AAACCATCAATTATTACGAAACGGGATGGTAAGATATGGGAGATCATCAACGACGGTTGTCCGATATTGCGAGAGCGATTTTGGCCATTGATCTGGTGTTTCGGAAGCCGAGGTCAAACCATCATCCGATCATTGGCACAATCTCAACCAAAAATGCCGTATAAGAG GGAAGTGAAGAAAATGTGTGACGGTGGACAAATATTCCTCGACTGGATTCAAAATGATAACAACCAAATATTTCCAGACGCGGAAACCCGACCGACTATTCTTCTGTTGCCCGGTATAACAG GCTGTAGTGCACAGAATTACATGGTACATTTAGTGCGAATGGCTTTAGAACACGGTTACAG ATGTGTTGTGTTTAACAATAGAGGGCGTGGTGGTGCTGATTTATTG ACACCACGGTTGTATTGCGCGATTGATACTGATGACATAGGGTCCGTTGTGAAACATATAAAAGCCAAATATCCTCAGTCAAGATTATTGTGTACTGGTGTTTCTTTAGGAGG AATAATCCTGATGCACTACTTATCGGAAGTTGGAAAGGATTGTCCAGTCGAAGCAGCGATGGCAATATCTGCCTGCTTCGACCCGGTAAAAAATATGGTCAACATCGAAGAGCCgataaatcgatttatttataACAGTCACCTGACAAAAAGTCTCGTAGATACCATTCACAG aaatcttGATTTATTCGCGAAAAAACTCACcaacaatgaaatgaaacgGGTTTTACAG TCGTCGACCCTGCGTGAATTCGATGAGTATTTCACGTCGAAAATGAATGGTTTTCCATCGTGCAATGAATATTACAAGGAAGCAATTCTCAACGATAAAATCGATCTCATCAAAATTCCACTACTTTGTCTCAATGCAGCGGACGACCCGTTCGCCCTTGTATCCA CGATTAATGTTGAAGCTGTGCAAGCGTCTGAATACGTCGCCGTGGCAGCCACAACTCGCggcggccatattggattCGTCGACGGTTATGGCGGAATCGTTCCTCGGGAGGAGTTCTATTTTATTCGTGTATTTTCTCAATTTATCGACGCCGTGCTTAAACATTAA
- the LOC141909695 gene encoding intraflagellar transport protein 46 homolog, translating to MDNNSDSEEDQTNARIHQNQPYDESLEVGDAEEVASTYTPTPRVPAAGAAGRSRGGATGDTPPQSKMSEQSDDDDIIESGLQQHQPGPEPRQKSAGRPGGQHKQQSASQFTDEDDDGTEEESSGEEDDDDDDDEDEHGVALEGAYDPADYENLPVSSEIKELFQYITRYTPQAIELEHKLKPFIPDFIPAVGDIDAFIKVPRPDSKPDTIGLTVLDEPCAKQSDPTVLDLKLRSISRQTNTSAVVVKSVENAEKTPKAIENWIESISEIHRSKPPPNVHYTKNMPDIDSLMQEWPAEFEELLKEVSLPTADLDCDLNTYVELICGILDIPIYKSNIQSLHVLFTLYSEFKNSQHFKQLADENQLDNMLKQRSPPEDSTNQLIL from the exons ATGGACAATAATTCTGACAGTGAAGAAGATCAAACTAAC gcTCGAATCCATCAAAATCAACCGTACGACGAGTCACTAGAGGTGGGAGACGCCGAAGAGGTCGCCAGTACTTATACACCGACACCTCGAGTACCAGCAGCAGGAGCGGCAGGTCGGTCACGAGGGGGCGCCACCGGTGATACACCTCCTCAATCGAAGATGAGCGAACAATCGGATGACGATGATATAATCGAATCCGGATTACAACAACACCAACCGGGACCGGAACCTCGTCAAAAATCAGCCGGTCGTCCCGGCGGCCAACACAAACAACAATCGGCATCGCAATTCACTGACGAAGATGATGACGGAACTGAAGAGGAGAGTAGCGGCGAGGaggacgatgatgatgacgatgacgaggATGAACACGGCGTCGCTTTAGAAGG CGCTTATGACCCGGCTGATTACGAAAATCTTCCAGTTTCGTCCgaaattaaagaattatttcaatatattacGAG GTATACACCTCAAGCTATTGAATTGGAACACAAACTCAAACCGTTTATACCTGATTTTATTCCGGCAGTCGGAGATATCGATGCTTTTATCAAG GTGCCTCGACCGGATAGTAAACCTGATACTATAGGATTAACAGTTCTTGACGAGCCGTGCGCGAAACAATCCGATCCAacagttttagatttaaaactaCGATCTATTTCTAGACAAACGAATACTTCAGCGGTC GTAGTTAAAAGTGTCGAAAATGCAGAAAAAACTCCGAAAGCGATTGAAAACTGGATCGAAAGCATCAGCGAAATACATCGCTCAAAACCTCCCCCTAATGTACATTATACCAA GAATATGCCCGATATAGACTCGCTGATGCAGGAGTGGCCGGCCGAGTTTGAAGAACTACTAAAAGAAGTTAGTTTACCTACTGCTGATCTAGATTGTGATCTGAATACATACGTTGAACTGATTTGTG GTATTTTGGATATTCCGATTTATAAATCCAACATTCAGTCTCTGCACGTTCTATTTACATTGTATtcagaattcaagaattctcAG CATTTTAAACAACTCGCTGACGAGAATCAGTTGGACAACATGTTAAAACAACGATCACCACCAGAGGACAGCACTAATCAACTGATTCTATAG
- the LOC141909814 gene encoding large ribosomal subunit protein uL5 isoform X1 → MADAKKEQTNPMREVRIRKLCLNICVGESGDRLTRAAKVLEQLTGQTPVFSKARYTVRSFGIRRNEKIAVHCTVRGPKAEEILERGLKVREYELRRNNFSQTGNFGFGIQEHIDLGIKYDPNIGIYGMDFYIVLGRPGYNVAHKRKKRGVVGYKHKVTKDESMKWFQQKYEGIIMPGK, encoded by the exons ATGGCG GACGCCAAGAAGGAACAAACGAACCCCATGCGGGAAGTCCGCATCCGTAAACTATGCTTGAACATTTGTGTTGGTGAGTCCGGTGATAGGCTTACCCGTGCTGCTAAAGTGTTGGAGCAGCTTACCGGCCAAACACCTGTCTTCTCTAAGG CACGTTACACTGTCCGTTCATTCGGTATTCGAAGAAACGAAAAGATTGCTGTCCACTGCACAGTGCGCGGTCCCAAAGCTGAAGAGATCCTCGAGCGTGGATTGAAG GTTCGTGAGTACGAGTTACGTCGAAACAACTTCTCGCAAACCGGAAACTTCGGATTCGGAATCCAGGAACACATCGATTTGGGAATCAAATACGACCCCAACATTGGCATCTACGGAATGGACTTTTATATCGTTCTCGGACGGCCAG GTTACAACGTAGCTCACAAACGAAAGAAGCGCGGAGTTGTCGGTTATAAACATAAAGTTACGAAAGACGAATCAATGAAATGGTTCCAACAGAAG TATGAAGGTATCATCATGCCAGGAAAATAA
- the LOC141909604 gene encoding protein ABHD1-like isoform X2, with protein sequence MSAEEWLDYLGEIALIPVIIASLTVFVLYYMFYVAKKPSIITKRDGKIWEIINDGCPILRERFWPLIWCFGSRGQTIIRSLAQSQPKMPYKREVKKMCDGGQIFLDWIQNDNNQIFPDAETRPTILLLPGITGCSAQNYMVHLVRMALEHGYRCVVFNNRGRGGADLLTPRLYCAIDTDDIGSVVKHIKAKYPQSRLLCTGVSLGGIILMHYLSEVGKDCPVEAAMAISACFDPVKNMVNIEEPINRFIYNSHLTKSLVDTIHRNLDLFAKKLTNNEMKRVLQSSTLREFDEYFTSKMNGFPSCNEYYKEAILNDKIDLIKIPLLCLNAADDPFALVSNCVYFQRWFLMMI encoded by the exons ATGTCAGCGGAGGAATGGTTGGATTATTTAGGGGAAATAGCCCTAATTCCCGTGATTATCGCATCTCTAACAGTCTTCGTATTATATTACATGTTCTATGTAGCTAAG AAACCATCAATTATTACGAAACGGGATGGTAAGATATGGGAGATCATCAACGACGGTTGTCCGATATTGCGAGAGCGATTTTGGCCATTGATCTGGTGTTTCGGAAGCCGAGGTCAAACCATCATCCGATCATTGGCACAATCTCAACCAAAAATGCCGTATAAGAG GGAAGTGAAGAAAATGTGTGACGGTGGACAAATATTCCTCGACTGGATTCAAAATGATAACAACCAAATATTTCCAGACGCGGAAACCCGACCGACTATTCTTCTGTTGCCCGGTATAACAG GCTGTAGTGCACAGAATTACATGGTACATTTAGTGCGAATGGCTTTAGAACACGGTTACAG ATGTGTTGTGTTTAACAATAGAGGGCGTGGTGGTGCTGATTTATTG ACACCACGGTTGTATTGCGCGATTGATACTGATGACATAGGGTCCGTTGTGAAACATATAAAAGCCAAATATCCTCAGTCAAGATTATTGTGTACTGGTGTTTCTTTAGGAGG AATAATCCTGATGCACTACTTATCGGAAGTTGGAAAGGATTGTCCAGTCGAAGCAGCGATGGCAATATCTGCCTGCTTCGACCCGGTAAAAAATATGGTCAACATCGAAGAGCCgataaatcgatttatttataACAGTCACCTGACAAAAAGTCTCGTAGATACCATTCACAG aaatcttGATTTATTCGCGAAAAAACTCACcaacaatgaaatgaaacgGGTTTTACAG TCGTCGACCCTGCGTGAATTCGATGAGTATTTCACGTCGAAAATGAATGGTTTTCCATCGTGCAATGAATATTACAAGGAAGCAATTCTCAACGATAAAATCGATCTCATCAAAATTCCACTACTTTGTCTCAATGCAGCGGACGACCCGTTCGCCCTTGTATCCA ATTGTGTCTATTTTCAGAGATGgtttttaatgatgatatGA